The Streptomyces sp. NBC_00659 genomic interval GCACAGATCCCGCCGGGTGACCCGGGCACGGAGGTCACGTGGGTCGGGCAGCCCGGGTTTGGGGGTCAGTTCCAGCTGCCGGGTCAGCGCGGCCACCGCGGCCCGCGCCAGCACCTCGTCGTCCTCGCGGCTGCTCATCGACGTACCCCTTCTCCTGAGGACGCCGGCGGTGAAGGCACCAGATCCGAGTCCGGCCACGTGCGAAGGAAACGTAGACGCGCCGGCTCTCAAGAACCTGGGCGCACGCTGTCAGCGACCTGTGAACTCCGGGAGCGGCGAGCGAGAAGCCGCGAACCGGGGCGCGGGTCGCGGAGGCCCCGGCGGATTGCCTCCGGCAGGGTCGGACGTCGGCGTCGTCAGGAGCGTCAGGCACCACCGGCGCGTCAGGCGTTGTCCGGCGCGTCAGGCGGGCAGCAGCGAGGGGGCCGTCTTCCACTTGAGGATCTTGTCGAAGCTCACCACCGCACCGCCGCGCCCCGGCTTGTTGCCGATGTGGACGTGGTCGGCGAGCTCGCGGATCAGGCACAGCCCCCGGCCGTGCTCCGCGTCCTCGCCGGCCTGGCGGAGCAGGGCGCGGGCGTTCCCGGCCGGAAAACCCGGGCCGAAATCGGCGACCTCGATGCGGCACTGGTCGCCGTCGAGGTAGGCCGTCACGCGATACGCCTCGCAGGAAGAGCCCCGC includes:
- a CDS encoding ATP-binding protein — translated: MSIWWSLHLRREAASVPLARRLLLGTMESAGVDPDISYDLSVALTEACANAVEHGGDDVRGSSCEAYRVTAYLDGDQCRIEVADFGPGFPAGNARALLRQAGEDAEHGRGLCLIRELADHVHIGNKPGRGGAVVSFDKILKWKTAPSLLPA